Proteins from a genomic interval of Gadus morhua chromosome 21, gadMor3.0, whole genome shotgun sequence:
- the arf6a gene encoding ADP-ribosylation factor 6a, which yields MGKILSKIFGNKEMRILMLGLDAAGKTTILYKLKLGQSVTTIPTVGFNVETVTYKNVKFNVWDVGGQDKIRPLWRHYYTGTQGLIFVVDCADRDRIDEARQELHRIINDREMRDAIILIFANKQDLPDAMKPHEIQEKLGLTRIRDRNWYVQPSCATTGDGLYEGLTWLTSNHKS from the coding sequence ATGGGGAAAATTCTTTCGAAGATCTTTGGCAACAAGGAGATGAGAATATTGATGCTTGGACTTGATGCGGCCGGCAAGACCACCATCCTCTACAAGCTGAAGCTGGGCCAGTCCGTCACCACCATCCCCACTGTGGGCTTCAATGTGGAGACCGTCACGTACAAGAACGTCAAGTTCAACGTGTGGGACGTGGGCGGCCAGGACAAGATCCGCCCGCTGTGGAGACACTACTACACCGGCACGCAGGGCCTGATCTTCGTGGTGGACTGCGCCGACCGGGACCGGATAGACGAGGCCAGGCAGGAACTCCACCGGATCATCAACGACCGGGAGATGAGGGACGCCATCATCCTGATCTTCGCCAACAAACAAGACCTACCGGACGCCATGAAGCCCCACGAGATCCAGGAGAAGCTGGGCCTGACCCGCATCCGGGACAGGAATTGGTACGTTCAGCCCTCGTGCGCGACCACCGGGGATGGACTCTATGAGGGTTTGACCTGGCTAACCTCAAACCACAAATCTTAA